Proteins found in one Amycolatopsis aidingensis genomic segment:
- a CDS encoding Tex family protein, whose amino-acid sequence MAVSIHHKIAEELGVGERQVQAAVELLDGGATVPFIARYRKEVTGTLDDTQLRTLEERLNYLRELEERRNTILDSIREQGKLDAELEARIMAAETKARLEDIYLPYKPKRRTKAQIAREAGLEPLADGLLDDPGTDPQAAAAVFVDAEKGVADAAAALEGARAILVERFAEDADLIGELREKMWGQGRLAAKVREGKETEGAKFAGYFDFAQPFTELPSHRVLAMFRGEKEEVLDLTVEPGGEREAGPTEYEVDIAARFGIADHGRPADKWLNDTVRWAWRTKIQLHLGIDLRMRLRQAAEDEAVRVFAANLRDLLLAAPAGTRPTMGLDPGYRTGVKVAVVDDTGKLVATDTIYPHKPQARWDEALVALEKLAREHKVELVAIGNGTASRETDKLAADLVKLRPELKLTKVMVSEAGASVYSASAYAAQELPSLDVSLRGAVSIARRLQDPLAELVKIDPKSIGVGQYQHDVAEGKLSRSLDAVVEDCVNAVGVDVNTASAPLLTRVSGIGSGLAENIVLHRDTHGPFRSRTALKEVARLGPKAFEQCAGFLRIRDGDDPLDFSSVHPEAYPVVRRIVDAAGTETRALIGNSKALRGLSPERFVDDTFGLPTVTDILKELEKPGRDPRPAFQTATFAEGVEKVTDLQPGMQLEGVVTNVAAFGAFVDVGVHQDGLVHVSAMSKNFVKDPREVVKPGDVVRVKVLEVDVERKRISLTLRLDDEVGGKAAKPGEKGERNRGGPQQNQRRGQQQRRDRGAGGRGRQGDSGGGALADALRRAGYGKN is encoded by the coding sequence GTGGCGGTGTCGATACATCACAAGATCGCCGAGGAACTGGGTGTCGGCGAGCGGCAGGTGCAGGCTGCGGTGGAGCTGCTGGACGGCGGGGCGACCGTGCCGTTCATCGCGCGCTACCGCAAGGAGGTCACCGGCACCCTGGACGACACCCAGCTGCGCACCCTCGAGGAGCGGCTGAACTACCTGCGCGAGCTGGAGGAGCGGCGGAACACGATCCTCGACTCCATCCGTGAGCAGGGCAAGCTGGACGCCGAGCTCGAGGCCAGAATCATGGCCGCCGAGACCAAGGCGCGGCTGGAGGACATCTACCTGCCGTACAAGCCCAAGCGCAGGACCAAGGCGCAGATCGCGCGGGAGGCGGGGCTGGAGCCGCTGGCGGACGGGCTGCTGGACGATCCGGGCACCGACCCGCAGGCCGCCGCGGCCGTGTTCGTGGACGCCGAGAAGGGCGTGGCCGACGCCGCCGCCGCGCTGGAGGGCGCGCGGGCCATCCTGGTGGAGCGGTTCGCCGAGGACGCCGACCTGATCGGCGAGCTGCGCGAGAAGATGTGGGGCCAGGGCAGGCTCGCCGCCAAGGTCCGCGAGGGCAAGGAGACCGAGGGCGCCAAGTTCGCCGGCTACTTCGACTTCGCCCAGCCCTTCACCGAGCTGCCATCGCATCGGGTGCTGGCCATGTTCCGCGGGGAGAAGGAGGAGGTCCTCGACCTCACCGTGGAGCCGGGTGGCGAGCGGGAGGCCGGACCGACCGAGTACGAGGTGGACATCGCGGCCCGGTTCGGCATCGCCGACCACGGCCGTCCCGCGGACAAGTGGCTGAACGACACCGTGCGCTGGGCCTGGCGCACCAAGATCCAGCTGCATCTCGGCATCGACCTGCGGATGCGGCTGCGGCAGGCCGCCGAGGACGAGGCCGTGCGGGTCTTCGCGGCCAACCTGCGGGACCTGCTGCTGGCCGCGCCCGCGGGCACCCGGCCGACGATGGGGCTGGACCCCGGCTACCGCACCGGGGTCAAGGTGGCGGTGGTGGACGACACCGGCAAGCTGGTGGCCACCGACACCATCTACCCGCACAAACCGCAGGCGCGCTGGGACGAGGCGCTGGTCGCGCTGGAGAAGCTGGCCAGGGAGCACAAGGTCGAGCTGGTCGCGATCGGCAACGGCACCGCCTCCCGGGAAACCGACAAGCTGGCGGCTGACCTGGTCAAACTGCGCCCCGAGCTGAAGCTGACCAAGGTCATGGTCTCCGAGGCAGGCGCCTCGGTCTACTCGGCATCGGCCTACGCCGCGCAGGAACTGCCCAGCCTGGACGTGTCCCTGCGCGGGGCGGTCTCGATCGCCCGCAGGTTGCAGGATCCGCTGGCCGAGCTGGTGAAGATCGACCCGAAGTCCATCGGCGTCGGTCAGTACCAGCACGATGTCGCCGAGGGCAAGCTGTCCCGCTCACTCGACGCCGTGGTCGAGGACTGCGTGAACGCCGTCGGGGTGGATGTGAACACCGCCTCGGCCCCGCTGCTGACCAGGGTGTCCGGCATCGGCTCCGGGCTCGCCGAGAACATCGTGCTGCATCGGGACACGCACGGCCCGTTCCGTTCCCGCACCGCACTGAAGGAGGTCGCGCGGCTCGGGCCGAAGGCGTTCGAGCAGTGCGCGGGCTTCCTGCGGATCCGGGACGGGGACGACCCGCTGGACTTCTCCAGCGTACACCCGGAGGCCTACCCGGTGGTCCGCCGGATCGTGGACGCCGCGGGCACCGAGACCCGTGCGCTGATCGGTAACTCCAAGGCGCTGCGCGGGTTGTCCCCCGAGCGGTTCGTGGACGACACCTTCGGGCTGCCCACGGTCACCGACATCCTGAAGGAGCTGGAGAAGCCCGGCCGCGACCCCCGGCCCGCCTTCCAGACGGCCACCTTCGCCGAGGGTGTGGAGAAGGTCACCGACCTCCAGCCGGGTATGCAGCTGGAGGGTGTGGTCACCAACGTGGCCGCGTTCGGCGCCTTCGTGGACGTCGGGGTGCACCAGGACGGCCTGGTGCACGTATCGGCGATGTCCAAGAACTTCGTCAAGGACCCGCGCGAGGTGGTCAAGCCGGGTGATGTGGTGCGGGTCAAGGTGCTCGAGGTGGATGTCGAGCGCAAACGAATTTCGCTGACCCTGCGGCTGGACGACGAGGTCGGCGGCAAGGCGGCCAAGCCGGGCGAGAAGGGCGAGCGCAATCGCGGAGGCCCGCAGCAGAACCAGCGCCGTGGCCAGCAGCAACGCCGCGACCGCGGCGCGGGCGGGCGCGGCAGGCAGGGCGACTCCGGCGGCGGCGCACTGGCCGACGCACTACGCCGAGCGGGTTACGGGAAGAACTGA
- a CDS encoding choice-of-anchor A family protein, which yields MIEVAMRGSGGLIALSTGSVLAMTAALVVLGAGALPGSAATLPGGLGPCVPGDCPDPYPAVNNGEFAGRDNGINLFVGSDFRVGGRAAEAEGRVVVLGDFALAKDAGGSAVYNVGIAGVGSRVPPPEGADFLTTGGNVTVAEGQRLLADGGVVRHAGTAEGTITGTVIADPEAATPYTGLRGQLQQASQCYARTEDGPRPATGTAVNQGYQTLFTGDGTSALQVFNVDFDIASATGGQQGIAFAGIPEGATVLVNVLGTNRTINTYTGDLNDTDPVNALRERLLWNFPDATTASIGGTAQFQGSVLVGNPDSETTVTAPGVNGRFFTTGSLTHTSAASGGGGRSSTPTPSTVTCRPAWTSRNPPPSRRPPATPPPKPPPTARPRSRPPRPPPRPNRPPRATPPPAKPPSRRPPNPRQRPRPPANRPPHPSPAPSPPDRPGPLTPPSPPGRRSRPARSLPRSSPPGRPPGWPTPVPRSAPRSPPACSCSPSASASSPPAGSAPAAGDRRSHSWPANRQGSDGGKPRL from the coding sequence GTGATCGAGGTGGCTATGCGTGGCAGCGGCGGTCTGATCGCCCTTTCGACCGGTTCCGTGCTGGCCATGACGGCGGCACTGGTAGTGCTCGGTGCCGGTGCGCTGCCGGGCAGCGCGGCGACCCTGCCCGGCGGGCTCGGACCCTGCGTACCCGGCGACTGCCCCGACCCCTACCCCGCGGTGAACAACGGCGAGTTCGCCGGCCGCGACAACGGCATCAACCTCTTCGTCGGCTCCGACTTCCGGGTCGGCGGGCGGGCCGCCGAGGCCGAGGGCAGGGTCGTCGTGCTCGGCGACTTCGCGCTGGCCAAGGACGCGGGCGGATCGGCCGTCTACAACGTGGGCATCGCGGGCGTCGGCTCCAGGGTGCCGCCGCCGGAGGGCGCGGACTTCCTGACCACCGGAGGGAACGTCACCGTGGCCGAGGGGCAGCGCCTGCTCGCCGACGGCGGGGTAGTCCGGCACGCCGGCACGGCCGAGGGCACCATCACCGGCACGGTGATCGCCGACCCGGAGGCCGCCACGCCCTACACCGGGCTGCGCGGCCAGTTGCAGCAGGCAAGCCAGTGCTACGCCCGCACGGAGGATGGCCCGCGCCCGGCGACAGGGACCGCGGTGAACCAGGGCTACCAGACCCTGTTCACCGGCGACGGCACCTCCGCACTCCAGGTGTTCAACGTGGACTTCGACATCGCCAGCGCCACCGGCGGGCAGCAGGGGATCGCCTTCGCCGGTATCCCCGAGGGCGCCACCGTGCTGGTGAACGTGCTGGGCACGAACCGGACGATCAACACCTACACCGGGGATCTCAACGACACGGATCCGGTGAACGCCCTGCGCGAGCGGCTGTTGTGGAACTTCCCCGACGCCACCACGGCGAGTATCGGGGGCACAGCGCAGTTCCAGGGCAGCGTGCTGGTCGGTAACCCGGACAGCGAGACCACGGTGACCGCACCCGGGGTGAACGGGCGGTTCTTCACTACCGGCTCGCTCACCCACACCTCCGCGGCCAGCGGCGGCGGGGGCAGGAGTTCCACGCCTACCCCTTCGACGGTGACCTGCCGTCCTGCGTGGACGAGCCGGAACCCACCACCGAGCCGACGACCACCAGCGACACCACCACCGAAACCACCACCGACAGCACGACCACGGAGCCGACCACCGAGACCACCACCACGACCGAACCGACCACCACGAGCGACACCACCACCAGCGAAACCACCGAGCCGACGACCACCGAATCCACGACAACGACCACGACCTCCGGCGAATCGACCACCCCACCCGAGTCCAGCACCGAGCCCACCGGACCGACCGGGTCCACTGACTCCACCGAGCCCACCGGGCCGGAGGAGTCGACCAGCGCGGTCGCTCCCCCGGTCGTCACCTCCCGGCCGTCCACCGGGCTGGCCGACACCGGTGCCCCGATCGGCCCCGCGGTCGCCGCCGGCCTGCTCCTGCTCGCCCTCGGCCTCGGCCTCTTCGCCGCCAGCAGGCTCAGCTCCGGCCGCGGGCGATAGGCGGTCACATTCCTGGCCCGCGAACCGTCAAGGGAGTGACGGAGGAAAACCCAGGCTGTGA
- a CDS encoding carboxymuconolactone decarboxylase family protein: MTNPVSVLPDSMKAIQSLMKSFQEAGVPSATLHLSHLRASQINGCGFCVDLGARQAKKEGETDERLFAVGAWREAPYFTEAERAALALTEAATRLSDSADPVPDEIWAEAAKHYDETALAALVLSIATTNLFNRINVTTRQPAGSWG; encoded by the coding sequence ATGACGAATCCCGTCTCGGTCCTTCCGGACTCGATGAAGGCCATCCAGTCCCTGATGAAGTCCTTCCAGGAGGCAGGTGTGCCTTCGGCCACGCTGCACCTGAGCCATCTGCGGGCGAGCCAGATCAACGGCTGCGGCTTCTGCGTGGATCTCGGTGCCCGCCAGGCCAAGAAGGAGGGCGAGACCGACGAGCGACTGTTCGCGGTGGGCGCGTGGCGGGAGGCGCCCTACTTCACCGAAGCCGAGCGGGCCGCCCTCGCGCTCACCGAGGCCGCCACCCGGCTCAGTGACAGCGCGGACCCGGTGCCGGACGAGATCTGGGCCGAGGCGGCCAAGCACTACGACGAGACCGCGCTCGCCGCCCTGGTGCTCTCGATCGCCACGACGAACCTGTTCAACCGGATCAACGTCACCACCAGGCAGCCCGCAGGCTCCTGGGGCTGA
- a CDS encoding AurF N-oxygenase family protein — protein MARTGQAGDRDTTAARLLTSSARNSYDPDLDVDWAAPLAEDKPYMPLERMSLYGTDLWERLSERQRIELSKHEIASIMSVGLWFEIILMQMLTRYAYDLDPRSPHAQYALTEIGDETRHSVMFARTAERLGVPRYGAPRLVHNLARAFKATASGPSMFACVLVAEETTDRLQRSMMDDTGIQPLIRAVNRIHVIEEARHVRYAREEIIRGMPKLSRAGLRLHRWRTAVVSYAVVECLVDPRVYASVGIDPAEGRAAAAANPHFHATRTWMGEKVVPFLREQGLIGGTGERLWRRCHLLGS, from the coding sequence ATGGCTCGGACCGGGCAGGCCGGTGATCGCGACACCACCGCGGCACGGTTGCTCACCTCCTCGGCGCGCAACTCCTACGACCCCGACCTCGACGTGGACTGGGCCGCCCCGCTGGCCGAGGACAAGCCGTACATGCCGTTGGAGCGGATGTCGCTCTACGGCACCGATCTCTGGGAGCGGCTTTCCGAGCGGCAGCGGATCGAGCTGTCCAAGCACGAGATCGCCAGCATCATGAGCGTGGGGCTCTGGTTCGAGATCATCCTCATGCAGATGCTCACCCGCTACGCCTATGACCTCGACCCGCGCAGCCCGCACGCGCAGTACGCGCTCACCGAGATCGGTGACGAGACCCGGCACTCGGTGATGTTCGCCCGCACGGCGGAGCGGCTCGGGGTGCCCCGGTACGGCGCTCCCCGGCTGGTGCACAATCTCGCCAGGGCCTTCAAGGCCACCGCGAGCGGCCCCTCGATGTTCGCCTGCGTGCTGGTCGCCGAGGAGACCACCGACCGGCTGCAGCGTTCGATGATGGACGACACCGGGATCCAGCCGCTGATCAGGGCGGTGAACCGGATCCATGTCATCGAGGAGGCGCGGCATGTGCGCTACGCCCGTGAGGAGATCATCCGCGGCATGCCGAAGCTGAGCAGGGCCGGGCTGCGGCTGCATCGCTGGCGCACCGCGGTGGTCTCCTACGCGGTGGTGGAATGCCTTGTCGACCCCCGGGTGTACGCCAGCGTCGGGATCGACCCCGCCGAGGGGAGAGCGGCGGCCGCTGCCAACCCGCATTTCCACGCCACCCGTACCTGGATGGGCGAGAAGGTGGTTCCGTTCCTGCGCGAGCAGGGCCTGATCGGCGGAACGGGCGAGCGGCTGTGGCGCCGCTGCCACCTGCTGGGTTCCTGA
- a CDS encoding GreA/GreB family elongation factor: MTSTGGLSPTARARLEEELAQLREQRTALAPRLSEESLGDSADQADMLERAEGAAWIDRRISEIVDMLSGAGQEEYPIPPGTTVTLRFDDGDEETLRIVAIAEDAADEDSASALTLDSPLGRAIVGHNAGDTITYRTPHGEAAAEIVELKPPPD; the protein is encoded by the coding sequence ATGACGTCCACAGGTGGGTTGAGCCCAACGGCACGCGCGCGGCTGGAAGAGGAACTGGCCCAGTTGCGCGAACAGCGCACTGCGCTCGCACCGCGGCTGAGCGAGGAGTCGCTCGGCGACAGCGCCGACCAGGCCGACATGCTGGAACGCGCGGAGGGCGCCGCGTGGATCGACCGCCGGATCAGCGAGATCGTCGACATGCTCAGCGGCGCGGGACAGGAGGAGTACCCGATCCCGCCGGGGACCACGGTCACACTGCGTTTCGACGACGGGGACGAGGAGACCCTGCGGATCGTGGCCATCGCGGAGGACGCCGCCGACGAGGACTCGGCCTCGGCGCTCACCCTGGACAGCCCGCTGGGCCGGGCCATCGTCGGCCACAACGCCGGGGACACCATCACCTACCGGACCCCGCACGGCGAGGCGGCCGCGGAGATCGTGGAGCTGAAGCCCCCGCCGGACTGA
- a CDS encoding TetR/AcrR family transcriptional regulator has product MTTEYSGAGDPARSLALLWRTQERVSRKGKPELSVDRIVRAAIDLADADGLATLSMRRVADQLGVGTMSLYTYVPGKAELLDVMLDTVYGELDFAERSEVGWRARLEAAARANRALYHRHPWMLQVATSRPLLGPNYSAKYEYELRAVDGIGLSDLEMDSVVTLVNGFVHGAVRGEVEAAQVRRRSGMTDEQWWNAHAPFLNRMMDPGRFPVGARVGAAAGAEYGAAYDPEQAFEFGLLRVLDGIEMFVHERTGAGP; this is encoded by the coding sequence ATGACGACCGAGTACAGCGGAGCCGGTGATCCGGCACGGAGCCTGGCGTTGCTGTGGCGGACCCAGGAGCGGGTCAGCCGTAAGGGCAAGCCCGAGCTGAGCGTGGACCGGATCGTGCGCGCGGCCATCGACCTCGCTGATGCCGACGGGCTGGCCACGCTGTCCATGCGGCGGGTCGCCGACCAGCTCGGGGTGGGCACGATGTCGCTGTACACCTACGTGCCGGGCAAGGCCGAGCTGCTGGACGTCATGCTGGACACCGTCTACGGGGAGCTGGACTTCGCCGAGCGCTCGGAGGTGGGCTGGCGGGCCAGGCTGGAGGCTGCGGCCAGGGCGAACCGTGCGCTCTACCACCGGCACCCGTGGATGCTGCAGGTCGCCACGAGCCGCCCGCTGCTGGGGCCCAACTACAGCGCGAAGTACGAGTACGAGCTGCGCGCGGTGGACGGCATCGGCCTGTCCGACCTGGAGATGGACTCGGTGGTCACCCTGGTCAACGGCTTCGTGCACGGCGCCGTCCGGGGGGAGGTCGAGGCGGCGCAGGTGCGCCGGCGCTCCGGCATGACCGATGAGCAGTGGTGGAACGCGCACGCGCCCTTCCTCAACCGGATGATGGACCCGGGCCGCTTCCCGGTCGGGGCGCGGGTGGGCGCCGCGGCCGGGGCCGAGTACGGCGCGGCATACGACCCGGAGCAGGCCTTCGAGTTCGGCCTGCTCCGGGTGCTCGACGGAATCGAGATGTTCGTCCACGAACGCACCGGTGCGGGGCCCTGA